ATGTAGGCCAACCTTTTCTGATTAATGATATGACTTCTCGACATATAGGGTCTAGCTGTTGGGCATTTCTCATCTCCAGGATCAGAGGATCTTCACTCAGCACAGTAGCCGTAACTGATTCCACCTCCTGAATGAATAGGGTGTCTACCGATGAAGGTTCCTCTGCTGGTGCCCGAGACAAAGCGTCGGCTATCTGATTGTGTGACCCCTGAACATACTTCACGGTTGGTGCGTATCTCATAAGCCGGAGTCTCATCCTAAGTAATCGTGCGGCCACTTGATGTAAGTCTTTAATACCCATAAGTCTGACTAATGGCTTGTGGTCCGTCTCAACAGTAAAAGACAGTCCTCGAAGAAATTGGTCCAGCTTGTCGCAGGCCCAGGCCATGGCCAATGCTTTTTTCTCAATAGTAGCGTAGTTTCGTTCTGTCTCTGTGAGGGATCTAGATGTATAATAAACTGGTCTTCTGCTACCATCTGGCTGTACTTGGAACATTGTAGCCCCAAGTACAGCCTGACTAGCATCTGTGCTCACGATTGTCTCCAGAGTGGGATTGTAGTGGGCCATGACCTGAGTGGAAGTAAGTAGGCCTTTAATCTTCTGAAATGCCTTTTCTTGGGGCTTGTCCCATATCCACTCCCTGCCCTCCTTCAGCAGCTCACGCATTGGGGCATTCATTGAGGCGAGATGGGGGATGAACCGAGCCATTTGGTTGAGCATCCCATTGATTCTTCGCAGCTCAGTCTGGTTCTTTAGAGGAGGGAAATCTTGAATAGCAGCAGTCTTAGCAGGATCCGGGCGGACGCCATTTCCATCTACAATATGTCCCAAAAACTTGACTTGCGATCTTCCTACTTCACACTTTGTCTGATTTAGCGTGAGCCCTGCTCCCTGAAGTCTCAGCAGAACTCTCCTAAGAGCTTCGTCATGGGTGGCTCTATCTCTGCAATGAATCAGGATGTCATCCATGTgacaaataacatttttcaaaccGCAAAGGAGCCTGCTCATTGCTCGTGAAAATATCTCCGGGGCACTGGATATGCCGAACGGCAGACGGTTGAATGAATATCTCCCAAAAGGTGTCAGAAAGGTAGTAAGCTTTCTGGAGTCTTGGCCGAGGTCGATCTGCCAAAATCTGCTATTGGCATCaagtttagtaaatattttgctGCCGTCCAAAAAAGCCAAGCTTTCATCTACTGATGGCGTGGGGAACACTTCGCGTTTCACAGCTTTGTTTAATCCAGTCAAATCCACGCAGATTCGGACATCTCCAGAAGGTTTTCGGATGGGCACCATGCCACTACACTACTCGGTAGCTTCAGCCATTAGTGAAATCACTCCCTGGACTACCATCTCCTCAAGTTTCCGCTTTGTCTTTTCTCGTAGAGGTAATGGTACCTTTCTTGGAGTGTAGATGCAGACTGGCTGGTAGTTTTCCTTCAGCGATATGCTGTATGAGTAGTCCTTCAGTTTTCCTAGTCCTTTGAAAAGTTCTGGGAATTTGCTCAGCATGTCCTTTGTAACTTCAGCTTGTTCCTTTGCATTATATGTGACGAGTTTGAGCTTTTCGCAAGCCTTTCTGCTTAACAGCGAGGTTGCCTGGTTGCAAATCACAAACACAGTTTCCttgtgtttccatgctttgtATTTGAGCTCAGCATCAAAGAATCCTAGGACGTGGAGCTCCTGGTCTCCTGGCCCAAAAAGGTGCAAATTAGTCTTCTCGAGTTGTATGTCTTTCAGCCAGGGCACCTTGTCACTAATCACCATCCCATCAGCTCCAGTATCTAGTTTGAAACTTGTGTTGTGGCCATTTACCTCTACTTCTGCTTTCCAGGCATCCATTGTTAACTGGCCAATGCGGAACTCACCGTTGAATAATAGGCCTCCTGGGGTCTCTCTGACCTCCTGAATTGTCCTAGAACGACACTGCTTCTGGTAGTGTCCTACTTTTCAACACTTCCTGCACTCGGCGTCTTTAGCTGGGCAATCTCTCCTGTGATGGTTCCCTTCGGCATATTGAACACCTCGGTTGTCCACCATATCTTTGGTTATATACGGGTAGGTTTCTCTCTTCATGGATTGGTGGGCTTGGTCCTGGTTTTTGCTCCTGGGTTTTCTTGTGCGTCCTACTGACTGCATCTACCCCTATGGTCCCTGAACCACTCTTCCCCACTGACTGCATCACCGAAGAGGTAACCTCGTCACTACGGCAAATTCTCACTGCTTGAGCTAAGGTCAATGTTTTTCCATGTGAAATCTACTTTTTGCGTACATTGTCGTCTTTGACACCCAAAACTATTCTGTCCCTCAGCATCTCGTTGTAGGGAGAGTCACCCTCAGTGTTTCCAGCAGCTGAACGGTAATTATATGAACATCTGTCACCTAAAACTCGCAGTTCTGCATAGaaagtatcaaaagattcatcggGTAACTGGTTTCGCACATTGAACTTGTAACGTTCGTGAACTACATTTCTCTCCCCTATGCAATATTGTTCCAAAATGTTCAAAATGGCAGTCAATGAGTTATCAGTATTATAAATCTCACTCGATTCTACAATTTGTGCAGCATTGTCACCcaagatatataataataaggcACGTTGATATTCTCCCTCTTCTTCAGCTAACCTAGACAACACATAAAAGGATTGCCACCTGCTCCGAAACCTTCTAAAATTGACCTCACGCTCGCCATCTAGAACAAGTTCACCTGGGGGGTCAATTCTCGGTGCATTACGTTGGACAATTACAGCTCTTTGATTGGCA
The genomic region above belongs to Watersipora subatra chromosome 1, tzWatSuba1.1, whole genome shotgun sequence and contains:
- the LOC137389826 gene encoding uncharacterized protein, which codes for MDAWKAEVEVNGHNTSFKLDTGADGMVISDKVPWLKDIQLEKTNLHLFGPGDQELHVLGFFDAELKYKAWKHKETVFVICNQATSLLSRKACEKLKLVTYNAKEQAEVTKDMLSKFPELFKGLGKLKDYSYSISLKENYQPVCIYTPRKVPLPLREKTKRKLEEMVVQGVISLMAEATE